The genomic window CATAGGTTTGTCCGATAAAATAAAGAGCCAGCGAACCCGTCTTTGCAGGCGGATTTTTGGACAATAAATCCTGTAATTCCTTAATGGCTTCATCCCCCACCTTTGGATCACTCGGGGACTTCTCCAGCAAAGTACGTGCAATTTGCAATTGGGAATCAAGCCGGTAAGCGCCATTTGGATATTTCACTAGGTAATCCCGATACGTTTTAATGGAATTATCATACTCCTTCATTTCCATCTCTGTAGTCGCGAGCTGGAACATGACACTTTCCGCCATGGGCGAATCCTGGTTTTTGGAAAGGAAATCACGGAAAACATCAGATGCTTCCTTGAGTTTCCCCTGAGTACGGTAAACCATTGCCTGCCCGGCTAACATCTCCGCAAATGAACGGTGTTTTTCCCCGTACATATCTAAGCTCTCTTTAAAAGCCCCTGCTGCTTTATCATAGAGTCCTTGATTCAAATAAGCATAACCAAAAACCAAACCGAACTGGTCACCTTCAGGTGCTTTAGGGAATTGGGAGAAGAAGTCAGTTTTCGCCTTTTCAGCCTGTGGCATCAATCCTTGTTGGGAATAACTGATCACCAATTGGTATTGAGCATTCTGGACTTGGCTGGCCTTAAGGAAGGGTAAAAATTGTTTAATGATAATCCGAGACTCATCAGGTTTTTGTTGGAGATTATAAATCGTGGCTGATTTGAGTGCCGCATCAACGTACTGGTCTGACTTTGACTCCATCTGGCCGAGCTTCATTCTTTCATTGCTGAGGTATTTCTGAATGGCTTTGAATTTCACCGGGTCACCCACGGACCCCCGGAGCTCCACCATGATTTCACCTATTTTTTGTTGTTGGAGCTTGATCACCTCTGATTTGGGCAGGATCTGGCGGAAATTATTTAGGGCTAGGTCATAATCCCCTTTGTTAAAGAGAATCTCCGCCACCTGGAAAAGGGCCTCGTTTTTAAGCGGGATATCCGATCCATTTGTCACGACTTCCTGGAAAAGCTTTGTCGCCTCCGCAAATTTCGCATTAGCCTCATCCGTTTTTTTTGCTTGATCCGCGACAACAGCCTGTGTCGCCTTGACAAGCCCCAAGAGATAAACCGCATCCAAGCGCCCTTTACTGTTTGGGAACTCTTTTAATACCATTTCGAGGTCTTTGACGGCGTCATCATATTTCTCGAGGAAAAAATAGGTCAATGCACGCCCATTGAGGGCATCTTCACGGAAAATGCTTTTCGGGAATTTGGTGAGGAAATCTGTATATTGTTTTGCCGCCTTTTCAAAAAACTCTTTTTTCTCGGCAGGATTTTCTTTTTGGGATGTTATCCCCGCATAACACTGGGCAAGGAGAACACTCCCCTGCTCTTGCAGGACAGGATCCAGATTTGGAGTCTTGAGTAATTCATCTAAGGCGGTCGCGGCCCCCTGATATTGGCCTTGGAGTACATAACAAAATGCTAATAAATAACGTGCATTGGGAATGATGGGGGATGCTTTATACTTCGTCAGCAACTCATCAAGGGCCAAGCTGGCATTCCCCACATTGCCTTCATTAACGGATTTTTGGGCTTCATTATATATGTCCTCGGCTTTCACTGCTTGTGCAGAAAGCCGGGACGGATATGCTAATGCGCCAAAAACCGCGATTAATATTAAAACCCAAACACCTCTTATGATCGTTTGTGGTTTTATCCTCATTATTTTGCTTCGCTTAGGAGTTCGTATTTTGCTCTGACTTTTCAGCCATTGCCTGCTTACGACTAAGCCTTATTTTGCCGCGTTCGTCAACCCCAAGTACCTTCACCCAGACACGATCACCGATTTTAACGACATCTTCGGTCTGGCGAACGCGTACATCGGCGAGTTCACTAATATGGCAAAGCCCCTCTTGTCCGGGCAGGACTTCGACAAAAGCGCCAAATTCCTTGGTTCCTGTCACTGTCCCATGATAAATCTTACCGATTTCGACTTCTTCAGTCATGGATCGGATAATCTGGACGGCACGGTCAGCAGCTTCGCTATTATTCGAGCAGATTTTTACGAGACCATGGTCTCCACGGTCATCAATATTGATATCACAACCTGTCTCTGCCGTGATGGATTTAATTGTTTTTCCGCCTGGCCCGATAATAAGACCGATTTTTCCGGAAGGAATACGGACCGTGTGGATACGGGGCGCGTATTGGGACATTTCAGTCCGGGGAGCAGCAATGGCTGCTTCCATAATGTCGAGAATATGATAACGAGTGGTTTTTGCTTTTTCCAAAGCGACTTTGGCTAGATCAAAGGTTAAACCGCGGATTTTTAAGTCGAGCTGGAATCCGGTGATTCCTTTACGGCTACCGGTGACTTTGAAGTCCATGTCGCCGTAATGGTCTTCGCTGCCGATGATATCGGTCAGGAGGACGGATTTACCACGGTTACCCGCTGCATCAAACTCTGTGCACATCCCAATGGAAATACCCGCAACCGGGGCTTTCATCGGCACACCAGCATCGAGAAGCGCTAAGGTACCACCGCAAACACTAGCCATCGATGTGGAACCATTTGACTCCATGATTTCAGCAGTCAGACGAACTGCATAGGGGAAGTTATCCTTCGGCATCATCGGCTCAATGGAGCGTTCGGCTAAGTTTCCGTGTCCGATCTCACGACGTCCGGGGGAACCGAAACGCCCGGTTTCACCCACGCTGAAAGGAGGGAAATTATAATGGAGAATAAAACGTTTTTCGCTTTCACCACCTGAAATAGCGTCGAATTCCTGGACATCGTCCTCGGAACCGAGGGTTGCAAAAACAACCGCTTGAGTCTCGCCACGTTGGAAAAGGGCTGACCCGTGTGCGCGTGGGTAGAGGCCGACCTCACAAGTAATCGGGCGGAGGTCTTCGGGGGCACGTCCGTCCATGCGTTTACCGGCCAGTAACTGGGCACGGACTGCATCATTTTCAATCTTGTGATACGCTTCGCGGAGTTCAAAATCTGTCGCATCCGCGTGATTGGCTTTAATGGCAGCCTTGGCTTCAGCAGCAAGGGCGGCGGAAGCGGCTTGGCGTTCAAGCTTGCCGGGTATCGAGATGGCGGCATCTACTTTGCCATCGACAGCATTTTTAGCTGTGGCCATGACTTCAGGGCGGACAACAGAAAGCGGGTAAATACGTTTGGTTTTATTCACCAGCTTGGCGAGTTCACGTTGAAGGTCGATAATCTCTTTGACTTGGACTTGCGCAAATTGCAGCGCGGCAAAGAACTCGTCTTCGGTTAATTCCTTTGAGGAACCTTCCAGCATCATGATCTCATTGTCCGTACCTACATAAACGAGGTCCAAATCTGAATCAGCGCGGTCTGAATGGGTGGGATTCGCAACAAATTGCCCATTGACCCGTCCGACGCGAACAGCTCCGATCGGTCCTTCAAAAGGAATATCAGAAACCATCAAGGCAGTGGATGCACCGTTAATGCTTAAAATATCGGGATCATTCTCACCATCCAAAGAGAATGTCATGGAGATGATCTGCACTTCGTTGAAAAAACCTTCTGGGAAAAGCGGGCGGATCGGGCGATCCGTCATGCGGCAAGTCAGGATTTCTTTTTCTGTAGGACGGCCTTCACGCTTGAAGTATCCACCGGGGAATCTACCGGCAGAAGCGGATTTCTCCTTGTATTCTACTGTCAGGGGGAAAAAATCTTGTCCGTCCTTGACTGAATCAGCCGCAGTAACTGCGACAAAAACGACTGTTTCGCCATAAGTAAGTGTTACCGCCCCGTTGGCTTGTTTGGCGAGTTTACCTGTTTCAATGATTAATTCAGTATGGCCGATTTGACGGGCTACTTTTAAATGTGACATATATTCCTTGTTTATTCTTTGTATTGATTAAGAACAGACAGAATAATATTTCCTGCGCTATGCAGGGAATGAAGAAGTGACTTGAAAGCTTAGATTACAGAACGAAGCCCGCTTTTCCCGGTGGGAAAGATTTGCCAGCTTTGTTCTAGAATCTAGTCTTCCAGCCGGCACTCATGACTTCCCGCCAGCAAGAATAATACAATCTATCTATCGTTTTATTTTTGTGTTTTTTAAAACCGAGCAAGAGAAGCAAGTTGCCGCAAGTATAATTACCTGCGCAACTCGAGTTTCTTGATCAAATCTTGATAACGCACTTTGTCAGTACGTTTGAGATAATCTAATAAACCGCGACGGCGGTTTACCATCATCAAAAGTCCACGGCGTGAGCTGTGATCTTTTTTGTGGTCTTTGAAGTGATGTGTTAATTCATTGATCCGCTTTGTCAAAAGCGCAACTTGCACATCAGCCGAACCAGTGTCCGTACCTTGTTTTTGGTATTCTTTAATTACTTCCGCTTTATTCACCATGTCTCAAAATCCTTTTTGATTGAACGGCCTTGTATACATGAATTACTAAATCGACGCAAGTAGTTTTCTAGGATTGTTCTTCATCTTCCGCTCCAGCAGAGAGAATACGCATCTTTTGGAGCCCTTCCGGCTCAAGGGTATTCATCCAATAAAGAAAATCTCCGAGCTTTTCATTCGCCGTAGCCAAGCGGAAACAAGCCGATTTCAGGATTTCCATCAGGATTTTCACTCCGGCTTCTGGGCGTTCATGGATATAATCCAATAAAACATTGTGTTTAATGTAGTTAATACAGGTATCCTGCGCAGCCACCACTGTGGCTGTTGCACAGACTGAATGAAAAAGGGAAGCTTCACCGAAAAAACCTTTTGGACCAATGTGCGCGAGTAGAATTTCTTTGTCTTCCTGGATTTTGACCACATCTACACTCCCGGTCTGGACCAGATAGAGGGCATCATTAGCCATCCCCTCCTCAAGAATAACATCTTTCTCTTTAAAATAGGCCGTCTTGAAAGTCTCCAAAAGAGCCTGACCATCCACCTCGTCAAGCTTACAGAAGAAACCGAATTCTTTTAAAAAACCTGCGCTCATACCTCATATTTAACGGAGCATCCCGTAAAATGTCTATCAGAATTCCTGTAATTTAACTTTCTTTTTTTAGAAGAAAAAGGAGCTATGCCAACCCCAAAATAATCATCAGGGCCTTTGTAGAAGGCTCAGGGACCGCTGCAAATCCAATGAGCCCACTTTGTGTATTATAAAGAATGTCAAAACGATTAAAAAAATGCGACCCCCGAATTCACAGCCCCACCAGAGTCTGAATTACTCCCCGACACCGAGATATTATTCCCGTTACTGACATAATTCCACAAGAGTCCGCTCGGCAAGGAGAGTTTGAGAGTCACCCCGCTTTTGAGATAGTTCCCGACAATCAAGGAATCATCGAGGTATTTATCGGCTTGGTAAATTCAAAGACCTCCACACTCAGCATTGCCAAAATGACCAGTCCCACTGATTGGTCTGCCCCTTTCAGACAAATGAATTCGACGAATATACCGTTGTCCTCAATGGCCTACTCAATGTCGAAACAAATGAAACCACATTCTTTGTTAATGCGGGTCAAGCCATCATTATCCAGAAGGGTGAACGAGTCCGTTATCGTACGCCACATCCTAGCAGAGCTAAATACATCGCCATCTGCCTTCCCGGATTTTCTCCCGGTGCGGTTCACCACGAGGAATGATTAACTTCTTCGCATCAAGCAAATTGCTCACCCTTTTAAAGAGAAGGGGGGGGGGGGAGTCCCTCCACTAAAAGCCGTGCAATTTGATCTCTTGAGTCGCGGTTAAGGGGACTTGTTTTTTCATCTTTTTTTGGATGACCTGGAAGTGGTGCTCATCCCCCGGGCTGATGAGGGAGATGGCTTGACCGGGTGACTCCGCCCGTCCGGTCCGGCCAATGCGGTGAATATAATCTTTGGGTGAACGGGGCAGCTCGTAATTGATTACGTAAGGCAGGAAAGGGATGTCGATACCCCGGGACATGATATCCGTGGAGACAAGCACTCGGAGTTTGCCTGATTTAAAATTCCTCAGGACATCAGTCCGCGCACCCTGGCTCTTTTTACTATGCATGGCCTCAGCCTGGATATCGTTAATCTTGAGTTTCTGCACGACACTATCCGCCTTAAAAACCGATGAGGTAAATACCAATACCTGCTGCATATCCTGTGTCTTGATTAAATACCGCAGGAAAGGCCCCTTTTTTTCCTCAGCGATGGCGTACGCTATTTGCGTGATCAGATCGAGGTTTTGTTCCTCTTCCTGGATTTCGACTTTCACCGGATCGTGCAGGAGGAATTCAGTCACCGTATCGATATCTTTGCCAAGGGTGGCGGAGAAGAGAAGGTTTTGGCGTTTCGCTGGGAGCAGCTTAAATATCCGGGTCATTTCCTCTTGGAAACCCATATTCAACATTTTATCCGCCTCATCCAAAACAAGGATTTTTACGTCCGAAAGATAAACGGCCTTTGACGAGATTAAATCCAGTAACCTCCCGGTAGTGGCGACGAGAATATCGACCCCGCTCATTTTCATCATCTGGGGATTGATCGAGACTCCCCCGTAAACCGACAGGGTTTTAATCCGCCGGTTTAATGACCGTCCAAAAAGTTTAAAGACTTCACCCACCTGTATAGCGAGTTCCCGTGTCGGAACCAGAACCAATACCGGAACATAGCGGTTCCTCCCCGGTGAACGTTTCTCCAGCAAATGAAGGATGGGCAATACATAACCCGCTGTTTTTCCCGAACCCGTTTTTGCGATCCCTAGAATATCTTTCCCTTCCAAAATAGGTGGGATCACCTGTTCTTGCACCGGGTATGGTGCGGCAAATTGATTTTCTGTTAATGCGGCCAGTAATGTATCGGCGAGTCCAAGGGAAGAAAATGTCATAGTTATCCAGCTGACTTTAAAGGCAAGGGGCAAAAAGCCCATCGAGGGGTTTTCCGGCGGTCCGGGGTATTCATGTCGACTGGAGTATTACACCCGCCCGACAAAAGACAAGCTGGATGAAACAAAATTAAACTCTCTCCCCAGCACGTGAGCAACTTGCTCGTCTACTCGGTTTCGTCTTTCCAACGGCGGGAAATATGGTGGGCGACACCCATGTGGTCGAGGATGCGGGCGACGACAGTGTCGGCGAGGTCTTCGATGGATTCGGGATTATGGTAATACGAAGGCATGGCAGGGATCACCATCGCACCGGCTTCCATCGCGCTCACGATGTTTTTTGCGTGGATCAGGTTAAATGGCGTCTCCCTCGGGACGAGGATCAACTTTCGTTTCTCCTTGAGGAAAACATCCGCCGCACGGAGCAAGGTCGTCTCGGAAGTGCCGTAAACGATCCGGCCTACGGTCCCCATGGAACAAGGAACGATCACCATACAGTCAAAAATGGCCGAGCCACTGACAAAGGGGACATTCATCGTCGCGTCACGGTGGTGGTGCACCCCCTCGCGTAGCTTGAGTTCCCCAATCTCCTCGGCCACGACCTGGTGGGCGAATTTAGTCATGACCACATGGACCTCGTGTTCTTGAGGATCGAGGCGGTCGAGGAGTCTCTGTGCGTAGATGGCCCCGCTGGCCCCGGTGATGCCGATGACAAACCTCATAATCCGGGAATTCCTTTTATCATCTGGTCCACCTTGGTTTTAATTGCATCGGGCATTTCCACCTTGTCTGGCCAGACACGTTTATCATACCCTTCCCCGGGCAATTTGCGCGTGGCGTCGATCCCTACCTTCGTCCCGATATTCGGCAGGGTCGAAGCGTGGTCGAGAGAGTCGGTCGGGCCTTTGGTAAAAATCATGTCTCGTTGCGGCTCGATATTCCCGCACATCCACCAGAGCCACTGGCTGTTATTACGCACGTCCACATCATGATCGACGACGACCATGATCTTGGTGAACATCATTTGCCCCATGCCCCACAGCCCATGCATGATTTTAAATGCCTGCCAAGGGTATTGCTTTTTGATCGAGACAATCACGAGATTATGAAAGACCCCCTCCGGTGGCAGGTGGATATCCACGATCTCCGGATGCAGCATTTTCATCATCGGGAAAAAGATGCGCACACTGACATCCCCCATGTAGAAATCCTCCATCGGAGGAATCCCCACGACTGTGGCCGGATAAACCGCATCTTTGCGGTGCGTGATCGCCGTGACGTGAAAAACGGGGTATTCATCCTCGGGCGTGTAGAACCCGGTATGATCACCGAAAGGACCTTCTGTGCGGGATTCAGCCGGATCGACATAACCTTCGATGACAAAATCGGAATTCGCCGGCACCATCAGGTCATTAGTCTCACATTTGACCATCGGCACAGATTTCCGGCGTAGGAATCCTGCCAGAAGCACCTCGTCAAGCCCGTCGGGCATAGGAGCCGTGGCGGCAAAGGTGAGCACCGGGTCTCCGCCGAGACAAACAGATACCGGCATTTTTTTACCTTCCTCATAATAACGCCGCCCGTGGCGTGCCCCGACCTTGTGCACCTGCCAATGCATCCCGGTGGATTTCCCGTCATAAACCTGCATCCGGTACATCCCGATATTGCGTTCACCGGTATCCGGGTCCTGTGTATAGACATTTGGAAAGGTCACAAACCGGCCGCCATCATGGGGCCAACATTTCAGCACGGGTAAATCATCGAGGGTAAATTGATTGGCCGGGTCATCCATGAGGTAGATATGATCCTTGCAGGAACCACTCCGGACTGTGGAAGGTTTTGCATGCAGCATGACGCCTAATCCGAGCTTGAGCAAGGGTATCGCCTCACCGATGGACCTCGGTGGTTTGGCCTTCAAAAGTGCGGAGATTTCGTCAGCCACCTGCGACACGGGACGATCCCCGAAACAAAGCTCCATCCGACGTTCAGACCCCATGGCATTAATCAGGAGCGGAAAAGCGGAAACTGCTCCATTTACCACAGGCTTTTCAAAGAGAAGTGCCTTGCCCCCGCCGGGCTTTTTCATTTCGCGCTCAGCTATCTCGGTGATCTCAAGGTCGGTATCCACCGGCATGGTGATCCGGATGAGTTCACCTTTCTCCTCGAGCTTCTGAATAAATTCTCTCTGTGAATCGTAGGCCATTTGCCCACTAAACTATCACACACCGCTTGAAGTGCAATATTTGACCTCTATTATCCTGATCCCCCGAATTGTCTCATAAGCTTTGACACCCATGAGGGAAACGGCAATGGTTCAAAATCAATGTGAGAAGAAATGAACTAACCTCTTGCTCTCAAGCAATTTGCGCGACATTCCTTTGGAATGGCAAAAAGAAGATTTTCAAGGTATCTTAGACATATTCGATTCCATCCTCACTCAAGAAGGGAGATATTAAATGAGTACTGAACCTGAAAATGATAACTTGAACGTCTCTCACACAAAGTCCACTGGAGACACCCGTGCCTTAGGCGTCCCGCCCATGGTCTGTGCGGTTCATGGGCAGGATGCCCATGCCACTTGCTTTGGTGATCGAGGCTTTTGCGGAGAAATAGGGTTTCCGAGACGCTGCCGGCGGGGGAGACAAAGCGAGTCCAGCGTCATTCACTTCAAAGGCCTACGGTCTCAAACAACGGTGTCCAAAGATTCTGATTATCAATCGGCATCAATGCGTTGGGGTTGATGGTCAGGCTGTATATTGTGCTCTGACCTGAACCGTTTCCGGGCGAGCATAAACCTCTTTTGTCCCGGCATGAGATAGTCCGTGAGCCCATTTCAGGCCTGTGCGAGTTCTCGATAAACCATGATTGCAAATTGCGCGTAAATCCCGTTATAGTGGCAAAAGAGAACCCCCGCCTGCGACTGTTTTTTCGCAGAAAAAAGGGCGCTTGAAGATTTACGAAAAAAAATGATTCATGAGTACATTGACCTATTATCCACGATCCAAGAATGAGTATTCCCTCCGGTTCAACCGCGACACCTCTAAAAAGCGCGGGACCGCCAAGCTCCCCCAAGTTTTCCGCAAAGGGAATGTGCAGGTGGTATATCCTCTGGATAAAGTCGCCAGCGGCCCTTGGGTAGCGGTCCAGTCCAATGGCACTACTTTTGCCGTTTTGAACCGACCCCGTATCGAGAAAAAAATCGGTGAACGCAGCCGGGACAGACTCATCCTCAAGCTCCTCGGGTCCATGAGTGAGGGAGAGATCCGCTCCAAAGTCCAGGCCCTCGACCAGCAATCCTATTCCCCCTTTGGTCTCGTTTGTATTATCCAACATCCTGACGATGGATTTAAAATCCTCAACTGGGAATGGGATGGGCGTATCATGACCTCCCTCGATAAACAAAACAAACCCCAGCTTTGGAGCACCTCAGCGAGGGAAGAGATCTCGGCGAGGCGTTACCGCCAGCACCAATGGGAAAAACTCATCACCCTAAATGGGGAACCAACCGAGGATATCCTCCACGACTTTCATTTCAGCACACAAGTCTGTAATGACCTGACCCCCGCCTGCAAAGGGATAAAAGAGCAAACCGCGAGCATATCCGAGATCTACGTCCGTGAGGACTCCATCTCATTCCATTATCACGATGGCGGGCCGTGGATCGAAATGCCCTCCCATCAAATCACGATTCAGCGCGCTTTTGGAAGTCAGGAAGATGAAAAACCTCTTCGCCAAGGAGTCGAAATAAAGCCGGAGAACCGTCTGCAGGCGTGAGGCCCTCTGTGGTGTTTAAGAATCCATAACCCTTACCCCAGGCCGGGCCATTTACCACACAACCATCCGTGGCAGATGTTTTTATTTGTTCCCGCCCTTTTTTAATGGCCGTGTCCTGATTCCCATCGACTTCGTATTTCCAACCGATAATCCGGCTCTCCGGATAAAGTTTACGCAACCGGGGCAGGATTTTCACCGTGGGCTGCATTTCAATAAAAACTTTCGGGTGATTTGTCGGTATTTTGCCATAGGGAAGTGGACGCCCCTGCTCATCCCTCACTGAGGCCACCTTAAAATCCCCCACGGCTGCACAATGGAAAATCGCCCCCGCTTGTCCTTTCCGTTTCGTAAATAGCGCCAGCAAATCATCCGCCGTGGTGAAACGGACTATCTCCAGGCCTTTTTTTCCCATCTGCTCGTGGCCTGCGTCCCCGGTATTGTCCAAAGCCGCACAATGATAGGTCGCTAATTCCCCGAGCAATAAAGTCACCTCATGACCGAAATCCATCAAGTATAACGCTAACTCCGTCCCTAACCGCCCCGTGGAGAAATTCGTCACGCGCCGCACTTGGTCGATGGGTTCATAACTCGGGCCTGCTGTGACGATGATTTTCATGGATACTCTTGAATGTTTGACAATTGGGACTGAATTCCCCAGAACACTCACTGAAACCAGTGAGAAATTCAAAGACGAAATTCAAAAGAATCGGCCTTTTCGGCGGCACTTTCGACCCCTTCCATACAGGACACCTGCTTCTGGCCATGGATGCTATCGAGCAATGTGCCCTGGATCATCTCTATGTCATCCCCAGTGCGACCCCCCCCCACAAATGGGAAATATTCCTCCCGGCCAAAAAACGTTATGCCCTCGTCAAAGCCGCATTATCAGGGATCGACAAGATGTCAGCATCTGATATCGAGATCAAACGAAAAGGGATTTCTTATACCTACCTGACCCTTAAAGAGTTCAAAAAACAATTCCCCGGGGCGGAACTCTTCTGGCTCATCGGTGCTGATAATGTCAATGAAATCAGCGGATGGCGCCATCCGGAGCAAATTGCCCGGGACTGCACCCTCGTGATCGCCGCAAGGCCCGGCACGAGAATCAACCCTCAAAAGCTCACCGGATTTACCTTTAAACGGCTCGAAGCCAGAGCCATAGACATTTCCTCGACCGAAATCCGCCAAAGACTCGCTAAAAAATTATCAATACACGGGCTTGTGCCCGAGAGCGTAGAAGGTCTAATATCCCCATCGAAATCTTATGCCCCCGAAAAAAACAAATAAATCCGCCCCCGTTAAAAAAGCACTTAAACCTTCCGTAAAAGCCGCGCCGAAAAAGGTGCCGGCCAAAAAATCGGTGACCAAGGTTAAAAAAGCCGTCTTAAAAAAACCTGTTCCCCAAAAACAGGCGGCCAAAAAAAGGACACCTTCCCTTCCCTCACCGGGTCTTGATCTCGCACGCAAATTGCGTTCGCTCATCGAAGACAAAAAAGGAGAAGACCCCGTGATCATTAATGTCGAGGGCCTGACTTCATTCACTGATTATTTCCTGATCTGCTCCGGTATGTCCGATCCACAAATCAGAGCGATCGCTGAGGAACTCGAATTCCAGATGAAACACACGTCCTCCCCTTGTATTGTACGGGATGGCACAGTCGAAAGTAAATGGATCATCCTG from Verrucomicrobiota bacterium includes these protein-coding regions:
- a CDS encoding phosphopantothenoylcysteine decarboxylase — protein: MKIIVTAGPSYEPIDQVRRVTNFSTGRLGTELALYLMDFGHEVTLLLGELATYHCAALDNTGDAGHEQMGKKGLEIVRFTTADDLLALFTKRKGQAGAIFHCAAVGDFKVASVRDEQGRPLPYGKIPTNHPKVFIEMQPTVKILPRLRKLYPESRIIGWKYEVDGNQDTAIKKGREQIKTSATDGCVVNGPAWGKGYGFLNTTEGLTPADGSPALFRLLGEEVFHLPDFQKRAES
- the nadD gene encoding nicotinate-nucleotide adenylyltransferase: MRNSKTKFKRIGLFGGTFDPFHTGHLLLAMDAIEQCALDHLYVIPSATPPHKWEIFLPAKKRYALVKAALSGIDKMSASDIEIKRKGISYTYLTLKEFKKQFPGAELFWLIGADNVNEISGWRHPEQIARDCTLVIAARPGTRINPQKLTGFTFKRLEARAIDISSTEIRQRLAKKLSIHGLVPESVEGLISPSKSYAPEKNK
- the rsfS gene encoding ribosome silencing factor: MPPKKTNKSAPVKKALKPSVKAAPKKVPAKKSVTKVKKAVLKKPVPQKQAAKKRTPSLPSPGLDLARKLRSLIEDKKGEDPVIINVEGLTSFTDYFLICSGMSDPQIRAIAEELEFQMKHTSSPCIVRDGTVESKWIILNFGDVYVHIFHPDARRYYALEELWKDGHIEE